Below is a window of Tolypothrix bouteillei VB521301 DNA.
ACCTCCCAAAGAAATTACTAACTGAATATTCAATCCTTTACATGCTTGAGCAATATATTGAAAAATTTGCTGGTTGTGACCTAGTATGCTTCCTAAAGAAGCATAAACTAATGGTTTTTCATTTATTTTTTCAAAAGGGAAATCAATAGATTGTCGTCCTACAGCATCATGGTAAGGTCCTGTAAAATGAAACCACTCGGGCAAATTCTGCCTTGGAAATTCAAATTCTGCTGGTTGTTGACTAATCTGAGCGAGTGGAGAAAAAGCATCATTAGAGCGAGAGGGTATTGGCAAATTGTGATTTTGTCGATATTCAGCTATGACCTCTCCAATAGGCTTACTCACGCTTTTTAGTAATTTGTAACCTACGTGATTGCGTAGAAGCGCCCACCACGCAGGATTGTAACGCCAGTTTGTAAAATGAGGGGGAACGCCAGGTTCATAATTAAGAACTATCGCACTGCACACAGTTATGAAGGGCATACCCAGAGACTCTGCAACCACTGCTCCTCCTGGTGAAACTTGGTCTACTAATAATGCTTCTACACCTATCTCTTTGATGACTTTTGGAAGATCTCGTAGAATAACAATTGCTGCCTGCTTCAGCAGGTTAACGGTGTATTTCGTTGCTGCCAATCCATTAAGTTTACCCAATTCTGTCAAACCTTGAGCCATCGCCCCACTAGGAAACTCAGATTCACCAATTGCTTGGAATTCCAATCCTGCTGCTACCGTTTTACATTTAGCATCGAGTACCCCAATTAAAGTGACGCGATGACCGCGATTTTGCAGTTCTTTCCCCAGGGGAAGCATGGTATTGAGGTGACCTGTTGATGCAGGACAGATTAATCCAAAATGAGTCATGATAAATGATGTTACTTAAGGTGACTTTAAAGATATGAAACCGTACCGGGTATAGCTACGCAATAGCAGCTCGTATCTTTATAGGTGTCAGTGACATCTGCTTATGCACTGACTACCCCACTTCTCACTTAAGTGTCAAAAACTTTTCCAACGCTGCAACTAAACTGGGAGGCCAACGACGGATATGGGCTACCCAATTAATATCTTTATAACGAGGATCTAGCCCGTATGCACTTACCCAGTTGCTTTCAGCTTCTCCTTTTTGTCCGCTAACCCAGTACGCAGCTGTCAGCGCAGCACGCACATCAGCAAACTTGGGATATTTACGAGTAATATTTCGCATTTCGCGAATTGCTTGGTCTACTTTGCCAGTTTCATACAAAGCTAGGGCATAGTTGGCACGAGCAAAGGCAAAATTGGGGGCAATTTCCGTACATTTTTTATAGTCTGCGATCGCCTCTTCCCATTTTCCCAAACCCGATAGCGCGTTTCCCCGATTGTTATATGCCATTGCATCTTTGGGGTCAAGTTCCAGAACGTGGTTGTAATCTGCGATCGCATCATTCCATTTTCCCAACCCTTCCAATGCAGTACCGCGATTTAAGTAGGGGTCAGTCACATTTGGTGCAAGTTCCACAGCCTTATTATAGTCAGCCAGCGCCTCTTGCAATTTATTCTGGCTGACTCTAGAATTTCCCCGATTACTCCAAGCAGCTGCATTACCGGGAAATTGCTCTATAATCTTTGTCCAGTAGGATTCGGCTGCGGCAAAATCACCCTTCTCTGTGGCAGCAAAAGCAAAGTTTGCTAACTCATCTTGCTGTTGTAACTGTTCTGGAGTGAGATTCAATGGTTGAGTTGCAGCTAAGGAAGGTTCAATCCAACCAAATATTAGCAATACACTTAGCAAAATCCCAATAAGTCTTAGCATTGGTGTTTAACTCTTGGCGTTTTCAAATAAACACCTCACGCAAAGCTGCAAAGGTGCTCAAAAATCCTTTACGGCTTTGCGTGAGACTCCAAAAATAATTATCTAACGCCTTTCACCAAATTACGGCAAAAGAGATAACTGTTGATTGGGAGGCTTGTAACCCAAATGTTTGTATGCTGATGCTGTCGCCATTCTTCCACGGGGAGTCCGTTGCAAATAACTGATTTGCATGAGGTAAGGTTCGTACACTTCCTCAATAGTTTGCGTATCTTCTCCCGTTGCTGCAGCAATTGTTTCCAATCCTACCGGACCCCCATTGAATTGTTCTATGATAACGGTTAGCATTCGGCGGTCTGTCCAATCGAGCCCACATGGATCGACCTGAAACAGTTCCAATGCTTCCGCTGCTACGAGTTCGTTAACGACTCCGGAAGATTTGACTTGTGCGTAATCTCGCACTCGCTTCAGTAACCTGTTGGCGATACGCGGTGTTCCGCGAGCACGGCGGGCAATTTCTGCTGCTCCATCTTCAGCGATCGCGGTTTGGAGCAATTGGGCGCTTCGCATTACAATTTTGCTCAGTTCATCGACTTCGTAAAACCGCAATTTTTGAATTAAGCCAAAGCGATCGCGCAGTGGTGAAGTCAGTGCGCCTGCGCGAGTTGTGGCTCCAACTAAGGTAAATTTTGATAGTGGTATACTCCGTGTCCGGGCGCTAGAACCTTTACCGACTGTAATATCCAATCGATAATCTTCCATAGCCGGGTATAAAATTTCTTCTGTCATTCTTGACAGTCGATGAATTTCATCGATAAACAGAACGTCCCCTGGTTTTAAATTCACCAACAACCCAACAATATCTCTGGGACGCTCTAAAGCAGGAGCACTCGTAATTTTGCAATTTACCCCCATTTCCGACGCTAAAATCATCGCCATTGTTGTTTTGCCCAAACCCGGAGGACCGTATAGTAGGAGGTGATCCAGCACTTCACCTCTTGACTTAGCAGCCTTTATGGCGATTTCCAATACCTCTTTTAAATCCTTTTGCCCAATATAGTCTGCAAAGCGTTGTGGTCGTATGCTTTCTTCTTGCTTACCTTCGTCAATAGCAGCTTCGGGTTGCAATAAATTATCTTTAGGGGCTTTAGGGGGTGATGCGCCTGACTCATGACGCTTCTTTGGGTTCTCATTTGGGTCTTGAGGCTGTTTTTTGGAGGAGATAATCGCCATAGTTCGAGCTATCAACGTTTATAAAGAAGGGGACAAGGGGAATGGGCGGGAAAATACCGACTGCGGTCGTCTTCTCCCTTTTCTATTTTCCACCCATAACTTCCACCTTAGCGCTCTAAGAAAATTTTCATTTTGTAATAGTCTCGCCGTAAAATTTAAGTTCCGGATAATCACAACAGGAGTGCAAAAGTACTGATGCTGTCTAAGAGAATCTTACCTTGCCTGGATGTGAAGGCGGGACGTGTTGTAAAAGGAGTGAACTTTGTTAATTTAAAGGACGCTGGCGATCCGGTAGAGATGGCTAAGGTTTACAACGATGCCGGTGCAGATGAGTTAGTGTTTCTTGATATTACAGCCACTCATGAAGACCGGGATACCATTATTGACGTTGTTTACCGCACTGCAGAACAAGTTTTCATTCCTTTGACTGTCGGTGGTGGTATTCAATCCTTAGAAAATGTTAAAAATCTTTTACGAGCTGGTGCAGACAAGGTTAGTATTAATTCGTCGGCGGTACGAGATCCAGATTTTATCAATCGGGCTAGCGATCGCTTTGGCAATCAGTGCATAGTTGTTGCAATTGATGCCAGAAAACGACAAGACCCCAAGAACCCAGGTTGGGATGTGTACGTGCGAGGGGGACGAGAAAATACTGGCATAGATGCCTTATTTTGGGCAAAAGAAGCTGAAAAGCGTGGAGCAGGAGAACTGTTAGTTACCAGTATGGATGCTGATGGTACTCAGGCAGGATATGATATAAAATTGACACGTGCTATTGCTGAAGCCGTACAAATTCCAGTGGTTGCATCTGGTGGCGCAGGCAACTGCGAGCATATCTATACTGCTGTAACAGAAGGTAAAGCAGAAGCTGCTTTACTGGCATCGCTTTTACATTACGGACAATTAAGCGTAGCTGAGATAAAGTCTTATTTAAGCGAGCGCAAAATTCCCGTTAGAATGTAAACCCAAGCAGCAAACCCTTTTGTATCCACAGCTAGAGTAGTTCAACACAGTTCTTGGAAACGATGTTAATATAAGTTAACAAGAATTAATATAGTCATAGATATGTTGATACCTATTTTAGTATTTGATGTAGCACTGGTTGCCTGGTCGCTACACTTAATGGAAAAAGCATATGCGAATAAAGAATTTTCTTTAATGCTGGCTGGGACTCTGGTCGCTCTTGCAGCTGCCGCCATGTTAGTTGTTTACTTTCTTATGGGACACTGCATGAGTTACTTATTGCAAGCATCATACGGATAGTCGTTAATGGAAGACAGCTAAATGCTAGCTTTTATCAATTAGCTGTTAGCCCGACCTAGAGCAAGATAGTAAATAAAATCGATTTAGAGATAAATTTATGACAGACTATGTTGCTTTATTAAACGACATTCTTAAAAATGTTGAAGGGGAACCGGGCTGGAAAGTCATGGGTATAGCTGCTGACAAAGGAAGTCCCGGCTTTGCCTACACTATAGGTTTGTATCACAACTACAAACATCCAGAAATTATTTTGTTTGGACTCTCTGTTGATATTGCTTTTACCTTACTCAACGATGTGGGCGCTCGGGTAAAAGGAGGGGAGGTCATTCAGCCCAATGTTACCTATACGAATTTAGTACAAAAGTATCCCATCATCTTCAAACCCATATCAAATAATGACAGCGATACCATAGAGGAGTATCTGGGTATAGCTGTACGTTTCTACGGTCATGTGAATTTTCCAGTTCTTCAATTTATCTGGACTGACCCTCAAGGTAAATTCCCTTGGGAAAAAGATTGCCAAATGAAAACCAAACTCTGTCAACCATTAGCATGGCAAGAATAGCTTTAAGACTTTTAGAAAAAATACAATGAATATGGATTTTTAATTGGAGAGATTGCAAACTTTAATTGATTCGCCTAAGAGATATCGATTGTTCAACCGCAATATCTTGAAAAAATGGCACATTTTCTCTACCAATCGTCGAAAATACCGCCTTTGACTCCATTGAGCCAGGGACGGCGCATTTCGCCTACTATTTTAATCTCTACTTCGTTATTTTCTTTACGTTGAAAAATTGCGTAAGGTGCCCATGATTTCCAGCTAGTATCGCTATCGCACTCCTCACAATATGCTGCAAAACCCGCGATCGCAACTCCATTCTCAACCCAATTTAAAAAGAGATATTTGCCATATTTTTTCTCGTACTCATCAAGGATACGGAATGTAAAGTCATCGCTCTCGTCCAGAAATTTTTCCAACTTTGGATCTAAAGGCTCTGTAGATTCCAAATTTTCTAGCAAAGTTTCTAAATCTGGGGTGTCTGCGGAAAAATAAACAAGATAGCGGTGAACGGCATCTATTGCTTCGTCGCACCAGAATTGTGCTAGCAGCATCAACACTGAATCTATAGAAGGATAGTTTTCAAAAGCGAAATTTACAAGAGGTATAATTGTTTTATTAATGTGTTCCGTTCTTATTTGTTCTGCCTCTTGGGGCGTGTAATCTGTCATTTTTGCTCTCTGATTGTTGCAATATAAAAATTTGTTGATTTTTATAATACAAACTTACTATTTACTGTAAGCGCCCTATACCAAGCATCATTTGCTTGACAGATCGTGAAATTATTAGATATAATGAGAAAGGCTTTGATGGGGTTATAGCTCAGTTGGTAGAGCACTTCAATGGCATTGAAGGGGTCAGCGGTTCGAATCCGCTTAGCTCCACTTGTTCAATTTCCGCATAGGTAACAGTGGAAGGGATTTCTAACAGCTTCCCTCATCATTTTACACATTGCATTCTGTACAATTAACAGGCTTTTAATAACCTAGAACTTGTAGCAGATGTAACATAACTGCAAAGTTTTGCATCCCGCCCATCGTCAAGTCAGTTAAACAATTCCGTATCGCTGTCTGGGGTATAGTAAGTCTCAGC
It encodes the following:
- a CDS encoding glycosyltransferase, with the protein product MTHFGLICPASTGHLNTMLPLGKELQNRGHRVTLIGVLDAKCKTVAAGLEFQAIGESEFPSGAMAQGLTELGKLNGLAATKYTVNLLKQAAIVILRDLPKVIKEIGVEALLVDQVSPGGAVVAESLGMPFITVCSAIVLNYEPGVPPHFTNWRYNPAWWALLRNHVGYKLLKSVSKPIGEVIAEYRQNHNLPIPSRSNDAFSPLAQISQQPAEFEFPRQNLPEWFHFTGPYHDAVGRQSIDFPFEKINEKPLVYASLGSILGHNQQIFQYIAQACKGLNIQLVISLGGALEPEALPNLPESPLVVKYAPQLELLKKSSLTITHAGLNTTLESLSNGVPIVAIPIANDGPGVAARIAWTRTGEVVPLQKLSVPRLRSAIERVLTQDSYKQNALRLQEAIRKAGGVTRAADIIEKAVFTRKPVLA
- a CDS encoding tetratricopeptide repeat protein, with product MLRLIGILLSVLLIFGWIEPSLAATQPLNLTPEQLQQQDELANFAFAATEKGDFAAAESYWTKIIEQFPGNAAAWSNRGNSRVSQNKLQEALADYNKAVELAPNVTDPYLNRGTALEGLGKWNDAIADYNHVLELDPKDAMAYNNRGNALSGLGKWEEAIADYKKCTEIAPNFAFARANYALALYETGKVDQAIREMRNITRKYPKFADVRAALTAAYWVSGQKGEAESNWVSAYGLDPRYKDINWVAHIRRWPPSLVAALEKFLTLK
- the ruvB gene encoding Holliday junction branch migration DNA helicase RuvB, producing MAIISSKKQPQDPNENPKKRHESGASPPKAPKDNLLQPEAAIDEGKQEESIRPQRFADYIGQKDLKEVLEIAIKAAKSRGEVLDHLLLYGPPGLGKTTMAMILASEMGVNCKITSAPALERPRDIVGLLVNLKPGDVLFIDEIHRLSRMTEEILYPAMEDYRLDITVGKGSSARTRSIPLSKFTLVGATTRAGALTSPLRDRFGLIQKLRFYEVDELSKIVMRSAQLLQTAIAEDGAAEIARRARGTPRIANRLLKRVRDYAQVKSSGVVNELVAAEALELFQVDPCGLDWTDRRMLTVIIEQFNGGPVGLETIAAATGEDTQTIEEVYEPYLMQISYLQRTPRGRMATASAYKHLGYKPPNQQLSLLP
- the hisF gene encoding imidazole glycerol phosphate synthase subunit HisF, whose product is MLSKRILPCLDVKAGRVVKGVNFVNLKDAGDPVEMAKVYNDAGADELVFLDITATHEDRDTIIDVVYRTAEQVFIPLTVGGGIQSLENVKNLLRAGADKVSINSSAVRDPDFINRASDRFGNQCIVVAIDARKRQDPKNPGWDVYVRGGRENTGIDALFWAKEAEKRGAGELLVTSMDADGTQAGYDIKLTRAIAEAVQIPVVASGGAGNCEHIYTAVTEGKAEAALLASLLHYGQLSVAEIKSYLSERKIPVRM
- a CDS encoding DUF4262 domain-containing protein, with protein sequence MTDYVALLNDILKNVEGEPGWKVMGIAADKGSPGFAYTIGLYHNYKHPEIILFGLSVDIAFTLLNDVGARVKGGEVIQPNVTYTNLVQKYPIIFKPISNNDSDTIEEYLGIAVRFYGHVNFPVLQFIWTDPQGKFPWEKDCQMKTKLCQPLAWQE